DNA from Deltaproteobacteria bacterium:
CTCCATTTCATCAGCAAGCTGCATGAAAATATGAAGACCATTTGGAGTCAAAACGACTTGTTTGAGTAATCGGCGCAAAAGCCTTTTCTTCATCGAGCCCTTGGCTTTACGAAAGCCGCGCTCGAAATCACGCAAGTTGTCCTGAATGACTTGGACAGATTCTCTTACTAACTCGACCTGATCCACTCCGCTGTCCACGCGGGCGATCTTTTCCTCTAATTCAGTTTTTTCTTTTGATAGAGTTTCAAAAGTTTTCATCACAAGTTTCATCGCATCTGCGCTTGAAGCCTGACCTTGCATCAGTAACAGATTATCTATTCTGACCTGTACACTCTTAAGCTGTTCTTTTATAGCACGCTTGTCGCGAGCGGCACTCAGAGACTTCACGTTTTGCATTTCTTTAATATTCTGCTCGATCTTACTTAAATAACCTGCATCTTGAGTTGCCGACCAAAGATAAGAAAGCACAGCATCTTCGACATCTTTTGCTGGTACACGATGATACTGACAGCTTGTGTTGCTATGGGCACGAGTGTGACCGTAGTAACGATGTACTTGAGCAGTGCCGTGCGCTGCTTGCCCCACAAGTGGAGTCCCACATTCAGAGCATCGCAAGATTCCAGACAAAATATAGAATCTCTCTTCAGACCCTTGTAGACGAACTCGTTCAAGCTTCTTAGCTTCATCAAGTAATTCTTGAGCTGCGTAAAAGTCGGCTTCTTCAATGATGGCGGGCCATGACGCTTTAACCAACTTATATTGCTGGTGCGCTTTAAGACGATTCTGGTCTTTGGCTCGATTTGATTTATTCACTTCGTGACAGCCAATGTAAACCGCTGACCCAAGTAGATTACCAAGGGTTTGACTTGACCATTTGTCGTGAATTTTGAGCTTTCCATATTTACCTGAAAGTTTTGGTTTGATTCCTTTTTCTTCCAGCTCTTGAATTGTCTTGGCTCTCGAACCAGTATTCAAAAAAATTCGGAAAATTTCTCTAACTTGATCGGCCTCTCGCTCATTGATGATATAACTTCCTGGCTTGTCTGGATGCTTATCTAAACCCAAAAGTGGACGAGCACCATTGTGTAAGCCACGCATTGCTCGCGCATGAGCCCCGAGTGCAACACGCTCACTTACTTGCTCGCGCTCAAATTGGGCGAGATTGATCATGTTATAGATCATCATCTTTCCGTGCGGAGTAGTTGAATCAAACTGTTCTTTGATAGAAAGAAATTGGGCATCATTTTTTTCAAGCTCGTCCATCAAGTTACAGAAGTCGAAAATGTTTCGTGAAAGACGAGACAAATCAGAGACTAGAATCAGTTCGATCTTTCCTCGCTTAATGTCTTTCATCATTCTTTGATAAGCTGGTCTCCGAGTATCTTTTGCCGAGTAACCATCATCGACATAAAACTCAACAATGTCGCCCCAGTTTCTGACTTGAGATTTTTTGAGATCGACGTATGCTTTGAGACGATACTTTTGGTTGTCCAGTGAGCCTTCAATAGCAGAAGCCTGCTCTTCGGTACTCACGCGAACGTAAGCTCCTATTTTAAGCTGCATTTAAAACCTCCTCTTCCTCTTTCGCGGGACGACCACGCTTGTGAGAGCTTTCGATCATCTGTGCAATGAGCTTGCGAACTTCGCGAGTTCGTTCTGCAGTTGATCCTGACTCATCTTTTACAAATGTAACTTCGATCACTTTCACATCCTTCATCGTCTTTGCCCCGCGTTTATAACGGGGCTTTCTCATTTCCGAGAGTCTTTCGTTTCAACAGCAACCTTGCTTGCCGCTTGTTGAAGTAGTTGAATCAATTCTTGAGCTTTGCGAATCGTTAGAGCTTCTAGGACAAACAACAAAACTAATGCTGTCGGCCCCGGTTTTCTAAATCCAGTTTCGTACTGACTCATGGTCAACTTACTAACTCCTAAAGCATAAGAAAGATCCTTTTGCGTGAGCTTCAATCGCTTTCTCAATGTTTTGATGTCGTTTGGACTCACGCGGCCTCCGTATCTTCATATATAGCATTGCTATACTCGGCTTGTCGAGATTTTCTGGGCTTCTTGGGACTTTGAGTTAAGTTCCTAGATTTCCATAGGTATTCTTTCAATGCCTCTGGAATGATACCAGTTTGACGAATATCTCTGAGCTCTTGCTCAAGCAAGGCCATGTCTGTCGTCGAGTTTCGACGAATGGCTTGAGTGTCATCATCGCTGAACACATCAACAACTTTGTCGATCATATATTCGAGCACATTCTTGCGCGAGATTTTTGCCAGATCAAAACCTGAAGCAACTCTCTCGACAACTTGTCTGAGCTTTGAATCGTGCTCTGGTGAAATGGTGACTTGCACCTCGGTTTTAATTTTCTTTTCTGTGATTTCAGCTTCCTCCTTCATAACGGCACCTCCTTTAGTTTGTGATTTATGTTTGTATTTCCGATTGAACGTTCATCGTTCCGGTAAAAGTCGCGCGTAAGCGCGACACAGATAGCAGCGGGTCGCCACTTGTGGCGATCCCATCCAAGCCGAGAGCAGATGGCAAATCTGCTCTCATCATACGGAGCATCGAGAATTGTATCAGGCAGGCTCTTAGATAGGCTCCAATCGAAGCTCTTAGTATCGAGTATTCCACAACCCTCAGTCGATAGTTTTAAACTTCGTATGCCTGCCTGATATAATTCTCTTTGTTTCGTTTTGTATCCTTCCCCATTAATTCCTTCTTTCTCTTTCTTTTTAATTTTCCAACTCTTCCACCCAGGTCCGTCCCCCGGTTCCTGACCACCTTCAACCAACATCGTTGGGTGGGGGTGGTCAGGAAAAATCGTAGATTTAGGGGGACGGACCTGGGTGGGCGCGATGTCACTGATTTTGCTTTGGAAACTCATCAAGCCGCCTCCGTATTTTTCGTGAATTTACGTGAGAACGCATACTCGCGTTTTTCTCCTGCATTTCTCATCGGCGGCACGGGCTGTTTCGTGGCAACTTCAATGAACCTCGCAATGCTCATGTCATTGTCTCGGAACCTGAGAGCTGTCGAAAGTGATACAGGATCAAACTCGTCAAATAAGAATGTCCCTGGAATTCGGTTTGATTCTATATGAGCTGAAGTATTAAAGGCACGGCGGACAACTCGTTCCGTCGTCGGCTGCACACAACCGAAAAGAACCACATCAATTCGGCCCACATTCAAATAGGACAACGCCATTTTTGAATATCGAGACTGGGACTTTGTGACTTTCTCGATTTCCAAAGCGCATCGAACGAATGTATTGTTTATTGTCTTCAGATCGAAAACCAAATCCGGCAGGCGATGGATTTCGTTCATTCCGAGCACATCGTAAGCTTCAATGGGATTTCTCATCAGCTCATCTTCGAGCCAAGAGCTTACGATCAATCCGCGTTTTTCAAGCGCAAGAAAGAATCTTGCGACGATCATATCGTGATCGACATAAAAATGAGACCTCGCTGGCCGTGCGGAGTCGCCAAAGTCCACTCGTCCTTTTCTTGATAGAATCAGATTGTGCTGCGAATATCTTGATTTGAGAAACAGACCCGACGTTACAAGATAGTTCCAGTATCGGTACTGTTGTGCTTGGCTCATTTGACAAATGAACTCGAAGAAAATTTGTTGATTCAAAAATCCCCAGCGAGCCGTAAATTCCAAGGCATCGCCAATTATTTTGTTATTTGTCGTTCTCATCGTGACGGCTCCTTCGCTGAAGACGAAATCAGAACAAAATGCCCAAGTTCAATCCGACCGGATTCAAGCGTCGGCTCAACCCATTCGAGCATAAAATCAGCAAGAGCAGCCCCTTTTAAGGACTGCGGAATCTTAAGCTCAGTGCCCATAGTCACCTGACGAATACGAACAGTGCAGGACTTTTCGCCTGCAAAGATGACCCTTGCGCCCTCGGGGTTGCCGCATTTCGGTGAATGAGCGCATCCAACCGCAATAAATGAAATCAGAGAAATTGCATACTTCATCATGCGGCCTTCTTTTCTTGGGTCAGCTCCGCCATCACATCCGCAGCAGCCCGCGAGGGTGACTGCGGCTGATTCGTCTTCGCTGAGTTTTCAAATTTTGGAAGGCCTGTTGGTTCCGATTTTTGAATCGAAGGAATTTCGGGTTTGTCGAGATCGAAAGTTTTTTTGAATTTCAATCGAACGGGAAAACTGCCTTTAGCGTGAGGAATTATCATCACAGCTTCGCCAACCCCCAGCTCCTGCTTGAACACATTCGGGTGATACTTGAATTCCTCAACTTCACGCACAGAACCGTCACCTGTCTTTTCAGCACCGAAAAGACCCGAAGTTTGTCGCTCAGTTACTTTCGCTGTTTGCGCGGTCCCAATGACTGCCGAAAAGTATTCGGCTGATTCCGGTTCGTTTGTTCGCATGAAAACTTTAAGATTTGAGTTCGTCAGAATCGTGTTCTTTACGCCATCTCCCAAACCATCTAAATCTCCCAATGCCTGATGAGCGAATACGATTCCGACGTTGGCACTTCTTGATTTATTAAGAAGTGTCACAAAGCTTGGCGTCAGGTATTCAGTAAAATCATCGAGGTAAACCGAGAAGAAGCCCGGATTCTCATATTTCCCTAGATGTCTTGATGACACCGCACTCTGCAAAGACTGAAGAATCATTTTACCAGTAGCTTTACCCAGCGTCGGAATTTTTAGAGCCGGAAGCTGACAATAGATGATTTCTCCATGCTCAAGAGCTTGTTCTAAATTAATGTCTGAGACTTCAGAATTAAACACTCGAGTAGTTTCACCCACAGCAAAGCTTTGAAGCTGGGCCACAAGTCCGCTCGTTCGCTGCTCGCGCTCATCACGGCTTAATTTCAGAAAGTCTCCAGCCCAAATTTGAAGCCTTGCGTTCTTTGAAGCAATCGCGAGGTCAGCTAAAGCCTTTTCATTTTTCATGCACTCGATCATTCTAAGCGGTGTGGGTCTGATTCCGACCGCTTCCAAGATCAAAAGTGAATGAAGAAAAGCGTCGTACTGAATACTCTTGAAGTATTCGTTCTCAAAATTGAAGGCGTTAAAAACTCGTTCTGTAACCTCAAGGGCAGATCCACCACTCAGCGGATTAAAAGTGTGGCTGATACTCACATTGCAAAGCGAAAGAATTCTTAAGTCATGTTCACGATGATGTCGTTTTGCGTAAGCGTAGAGCTTATTCAAAAGACTCATATCTGATTTACCGTCAATGATGAGAAGTCCGCGCCCTTTTTTTATGTCGTCAATCGCCCATGGCAAAATAACGGATTCAGTTTTTCCGGCATTCGTCGTTCCTACAATCTGAGTGTGCATTCTGCGGAATGGTTGCTTCACATAGATATTTTTACCGCGCACTGATAGACCGGCGTAAACAGCATCTTCTCCTTCTTCGGGTGTTGTGATTTCGGCTTCTTTGTCGAGTTCTTTTCTTTTGAGTCGCAATTTGTTGCGAACAAACATGAGCCCAATCAACAATCCAAGTGTCACCAACGAAGCCACAGCGATTCGCCAATTCACAATGAAGGTAAGGATCTGGAATTTGTATCGAAGCCAAACTACGGCCGCGCCAAGTGCCATTGTCGAAACTAAGAAACCACGATCAGACATCTCTGATTTATTATTGCTCATAGTTTTCACCTCCTTCTTGTAATTTGAAAGATTCATTTAAGACCGCATCGCACTCAGTCCCAGGGTTCAGCTCAATCCATTCTCTTTCTGTTTTGAGCTTCTCTCCATAGTTCTGTGCACGAGATTGAGCCGTCGCCGCTACTGCACCAAGCAGCCCATTTTCAATTCCGCCTTTCGAGTTCCCCATGATGTCGGTTTGCATACTCCCTGCGGCAAGTCCTCCAACAAATGTTGTAAGGACTTGGCCCGCTGTGTTTTTCATTCCATCGGAAAAGACTTTTCCCGAAACTCCAGGCTGTCCTGACTTATCCAAAGCAAGTGCGGAAATACGTTTGATTTGTCCGCTTGCTAAAGAAATTTGATCGAATCGGATTTGCGCTCGATCAGATCCTCTTTGAAAACTTGCTTGTCCGTAAAACTTCGTTCCCGCTGGAAGTCTTAGTCCTGAATCCGAAACTGAATTGAGAATTGATTCTGCCAAAATTGGAACAGGATCTTGAGAAACAATGACTTTATCCATCAGCCTCAAAGCGACGCGAATTCCCGAGCGAAGCTCAGTTTTAGCATTTCCGCCTTTCGAGCCAATAATCATCGACGTGTTGTAGTTGATCTGACTTCCACCTGAACCACCTGGAATTGAAACACGAGGAGCAGCCCAGAGATTTTGTGCCGACTCTGCTTTGTTAGAATTTTCTGAAGAGTTCGCACTTTCAGTTTTCTTTTCCTCAGGTCGCTCAATTTTCTCGACAAACTCAACGGGAACATCAGTCGGAAGAAGAAAAACGACAGAAACGAAAATCACAACGCCAAAGATCGCGAAGAGCTTAAGAGTTTTGAAATTCAAATCAAACTTTCGGCTAAAGGCGTTCTCTTCAATAAAGGATTTTTTTAAACACTTCTCGATCCCTTTCAACTTCTCTTTGATCGCGGCAAATGAGTTACTCACTTCCATAAATCTGCCTCAGCAAGCCCAATCGAAACCGATTTTTCTGAATTGACCTCAAGCACAAGAGGCTTTCCGATTATAAGATCAGACTTCGCAAGAGAGATCCCAAGTCTTAGAGGCTTGTCTTTTTCAACCTTGGAGTCTGACATGAAAAGACTGTTAATGACTTTTGAATTTCCACTTTGTTTGACCCAAACGGATTCAGGCTTAACGGCCATTCTCTGAGACAGTGTTGAACTAAGAAGAGCATCAATTAAGATAAATCCTCCAGGACTTTGTCCGATACGAACTACGGTCAGCTTTAAATTCTTTTGAGTCGAACTTCTGGAAACTGCTCGCCACTTTGTTTCTGGCTTCGGAGGCTCTGGCTTCTTTAGATAGACGATGTAGTCGGCAATTTCTTGAGATCCAGTAGCGAGGCGCAAATTGAATCTACGCGAGGCGGTCACAAGATAAAGATTTGTTTTTGCGCCCCAGCGCAAAGGTTTAATCGTTACCGCTTTATCCAAATATTCAATTTTGAATCCTGACTGGTCGCCGATAATGGCCGATTGCACAACCTCAGGAAGTTGCACAATGGTTGCGATTCCTAAAGCGGTCTTGATGGTTAATATTTCGTCTTCTTTAGTAGTCGTTTTTCGGATTTGTGCATAGCCAGGTGTTGTCATGACCAAAGCTAAAGAGAACGAAAATAGAAGTGACCTCATCGTGAAGCCTCCTCTGTCTCCTTCGTTACATAGACGCCCCAAGGGTTAATGACGGTTCGATCATCGACTGTGAATAGAAGTGAGAGCTTCAGTTCTGTAGCAGCCTTCAAGTTGTCGAATTCTGTAATTCGATCTGCAACGACAGAAATCTTCTTTTCCTTTAGATCGACCACGACAGACCTCGGATAAACTCGCTGTCTCACTTTCTTTTCTCGAACGAACTTCATCGTTTCTTGCATTGACCGCTCAAACGCGGATGCCAGTGTTGGCAAAACGAAGAACTTCGCTTTCGACAGTTCGTCAGCGATGCTTTTTTCATCCCACGAATAGCGGTGACGAATATATTCTTTCGCTGCCGACTCAATTTGTGCATCGGTGATTTTGGTTTCGATGGTCGTGACCGATCCGCTGCTTTCAAGTGCGATGACTGTTGGTCCTTGCTTAATCAAATAAAGAACCAGAATAAGCATAAGAAATGTGATCGCAAGCAAACCGCTGCAAAGGAATTTGATATTCAAATTCTCCGCAGCAAATTCCCGCATGGCTTTTGGATATTGACTTAGTTGTACTGAAATTCTGTCTTTCATAAATGCACCTCCTTTGATCTTTAAGATCGTTTGTTATTTGTTGAATGAGAGCTAGATTTAGGGACTTGCCAGTTTCTAGGAATGAAGATCTGAGAAATCTTCGCGCCTTGGGCAAGTTTTGCTGCTGGAGCTACTGCCGTTAAGACTCCCGAAACCGCCGTTGCTCCGATATTTGCTGCCGTAGACTGAACGCCTTCACCAATAAGTGAGCGTAAAATTCGCGGCGTAAACAGAAGCGCAATTGCAATAATGAAATTCATTGCAACTAGCGGTAGATAGGACTGTTCGTTTTCATAAATGAACCCGAACGAAATTGACTTCAGCATTGCCGATAAAATCGCCCAAATAATTTTCCACGAAGCGACTTCGATCAGTCCTCTATAGAGATTGACCGTGATGTTCGCTGTTGCCGGAAACATATAGCAAAGGATCATGAGCGGAGCTGCTATCGACAAAAGTCCCCAATAAAAATAATAAAGAACGACTGTCAGATATTTTGCGATATAAAGCAGAGCGAAACTTGCAAAGCTTAAGATCGCCATAAAGAAGCCATCAAACTTAAGTAGCAGAACCTTTTTTGCAGCTGCGTAGCCTAACGATTTCTCCTGAGCTATTTTCATAAACGCTTCTAGTCCCGACATGTCGTCAATTTTCGATGCGATCCCATCACAGACATCCAGAATGAAATTTGAAACCTCAGGAAACGACACAATAAGCAGTGCTGCTACGAATGACCGTTTTAAAATGTCTGGATAGTTTGGCTCTCCCGATTTCAAGAATCCAAAAATGACAGAGAACAAAATTGCGACTGGAAGCATGACATAGAAAAGCTGACTCAAGCCTTGGTAAAGATCTCTCACGAGTGTTCCGAGCACTTCGAGGTTTGGCATCATTTGCCACCTCCCAAGCGCGGAAGTTTCGTTTCTTTAGGTAAACTCTCAAAGCCTTTAGATAGTCCCTGGTAATTTTCTTGGAAGTTCTGCGTTGAGAGTTTTTCCTTACGAGTGTCGTAAGCCATGTTTTGGGCCATGATCTTGAGCATCTGGCTTTGCGTGCGGAGAAGCTGTGTTGTTACCCCAATAAGTACACCAAGAGCCTGATTCTGAAGTTTGCCCGCACCTTGAGGACTTACTACTTGAGCGTGATAGAGAATTTTATCTCGCTCGCGATCTACTTGATCGGCGTAGTCGTAAAGATTGCGGTTCATTGCAATCACTTCCGATACGCTTTGATCTTGAGAGCGCATCAAATCCTCATCCATTCCTTTCGGAACAACTCCATAGACCGATTCAATGGCAGCTAGTACTCGATCTGCGTCCTTCAAATCTCCATAGACCCCAGGATTAAAATTTGGATTGATGATTCGAATGACATCAATGCCGCTTCTGATTCCGGCGTTTAAATCTCGCATTAGATTCAAGGTGTCTTTCCCATTTTGAAGAACGCTTTGAAGAGTCGTTACTGTTTGGATAGCTTGCGCGAGAATCTGAACAAGGACCGCAACATCACCGCCGAAAAGATCGGCCTTCGCAGGCCGTGGAGAAATCATCAAAGTCAGGCACAACAAAACTCCGATAAATCTATTTTTCATGCGGCCACCGCTTTCATCATCGAAACGCCAAACGGTGCAACTTCTGCTGCCTTCATCAACGCCGCCTCCAGTGAATGACCTTCTTCACGCAGTTGATTGAGAAATTGGTTGTCACGAGCGTCAGAAGTTGAAATCCAATATTCGAGTGGTGATGGCTCAATGCGTATGACCTGACGACTCTCTCCCTCCATCAGAAATCCTTCGCTGAATTGACCTTTTCTCTGTTCGAGACTCTGAATGAGGCGTAACTCTTGTGAGTTGAGTTTGAGTGCTTCACGAAGAACATTCATGTCGCCCTTTTGGAGCATGACAAGCTTTGTGGCCGTGTTATTTAGAATTGCCGGCCCCATGCCACTTGCGATGATCTCTTCCACCCCTTGAGTGATGAACGTAATACCGCTTCCGGTTTTGCGAAAAGTACGAGCTGCGTACTCCATGAAAGAACTTGCTGCTGGGCTTTTAAGTAATTCCCAAGCTTCATCCAGCAAAACTCGTTTAGGCACCGTGCGATCAGTTTCGACTTGCTCCAAGATGAAGTTCGTCAAAATCAGGATCATCACTGATTGAAGATCTGGATATTGCGAAAGTCCTTTCAAATCGAAAGCCACGATTGAAGTATCAACAGCGATTTTGCCATTTCCATCCAGAATCTTTCCGTAAGGTGTTGAACCAATCCAAGGGAAAAGAAGTTTTCCAATTCGTCTCAAAGACTCTTCCGGATCAGCCAAGCAATGTTTGGCAAGATCGGTTAAGAATGGGGATCGAGGAGTCGCTTCGTTGCGAGCTTTCTCAAAAACAGTCGTGAGTGCAGCTTCAAGCTGAACGCGATCAAATCGACTGAGTTTTTCTCCATGATCGACCACCATTTGCTCGATGATGCTGACAAAACCTTTAAGACGATCTCCGCTTGGGGGCTCAGTAGGATTCAGAAGTTCAAAGGGATTGATGATGTACTTTCCGCTTAAATTGATCTCAAAGTATTGCCCACCAAGAACTTCAGTCATTTTTTTGTATGATCCGCCGATGTCGATCACATACAAACGAGTGCCGCGAGCAATTTGCTGGAGAGTCAGAAAATTGTTCGCGAAGCTTTTGCCTGAGCCACTGGAACCCGTCGTTAAAATGTTGTAGTTGGAAAGCCGATTCGAATATGGATCGTATGAGTACATGGTCCCAAGGCGAGTTTTCGTGAGACAAACTGGATTCTCGTCACCAGTTGCAGCTCCATAGAGCGGTAAAAAATCTACGAGGTTATTTGTCTTCATCGCTTTTGCTCGAACGAGATTCACCGGAGCCAGCGGAAGATCAGATCTAAAGATCTTCCATGCACCCACGGTCTCCTGAATTCCTTCTGAACCACTAAGTGTTTTAAATCTTGATAGAACCTCCTTTGTTCTGAGGTTGAGTTTCTTTTCACCCTCAAGCGTTGCAGACTCTCGCAAGATCACGACCATTTCGGCTTGATAAATGCGTTGGCCCGTTTCGATAAGCTCTCGGATTAAATCTGTTGTTTGCGAAAGACGGGATTCACTCTCTAGATCAGAAACGCGGTTGCTCGCCGTGCTTGACAGCGA
Protein-coding regions in this window:
- a CDS encoding recombinase family protein translates to MQLKIGAYVRVSTEEQASAIEGSLDNQKYRLKAYVDLKKSQVRNWGDIVEFYVDDGYSAKDTRRPAYQRMMKDIKRGKIELILVSDLSRLSRNIFDFCNLMDELEKNDAQFLSIKEQFDSTTPHGKMMIYNMINLAQFEREQVSERVALGAHARAMRGLHNGARPLLGLDKHPDKPGSYIINEREADQVREIFRIFLNTGSRAKTIQELEEKGIKPKLSGKYGKLKIHDKWSSQTLGNLLGSAVYIGCHEVNKSNRAKDQNRLKAHQQYKLVKASWPAIIEEADFYAAQELLDEAKKLERVRLQGSEERFYILSGILRCSECGTPLVGQAAHGTAQVHRYYGHTRAHSNTSCQYHRVPAKDVEDAVLSYLWSATQDAGYLSKIEQNIKEMQNVKSLSAARDKRAIKEQLKSVQVRIDNLLLMQGQASSADAMKLVMKTFETLSKEKTELEEKIARVDSGVDQVELVRESVQVIQDNLRDFERGFRKAKGSMKKRLLRRLLKQVVLTPNGLHIFMQLADEME
- a CDS encoding helix-turn-helix domain-containing protein; the encoded protein is MSPNDIKTLRKRLKLTQKDLSYALGVSKLTMSQYETGFRKPGPTALVLLFVLEALTIRKAQELIQLLQQAASKVAVETKDSRK
- a CDS encoding TraM recognition domain-containing protein encodes the protein MSNNKSEMSDRGFLVSTMALGAAVVWLRYKFQILTFIVNWRIAVASLVTLGLLIGLMFVRNKLRLKRKELDKEAEITTPEEGEDAVYAGLSVRGKNIYVKQPFRRMHTQIVGTTNAGKTESVILPWAIDDIKKGRGLLIIDGKSDMSLLNKLYAYAKRHHREHDLRILSLCNVSISHTFNPLSGGSALEVTERVFNAFNFENEYFKSIQYDAFLHSLLILEAVGIRPTPLRMIECMKNEKALADLAIASKNARLQIWAGDFLKLSRDEREQRTSGLVAQLQSFAVGETTRVFNSEVSDINLEQALEHGEIIYCQLPALKIPTLGKATGKMILQSLQSAVSSRHLGKYENPGFFSVYLDDFTEYLTPSFVTLLNKSRSANVGIVFAHQALGDLDGLGDGVKNTILTNSNLKVFMRTNEPESAEYFSAVIGTAQTAKVTERQTSGLFGAEKTGDGSVREVEEFKYHPNVFKQELGVGEAVMIIPHAKGSFPVRLKFKKTFDLDKPEIPSIQKSEPTGLPKFENSAKTNQPQSPSRAAADVMAELTQEKKAA
- a CDS encoding TrbI/VirB10 family protein, whose protein sequence is MSNSFAAIKEKLKGIEKCLKKSFIEENAFSRKFDLNFKTLKLFAIFGVVIFVSVVFLLPTDVPVEFVEKIERPEEKKTESANSSENSNKAESAQNLWAAPRVSIPGGSGGSQINYNTSMIIGSKGGNAKTELRSGIRVALRLMDKVIVSQDPVPILAESILNSVSDSGLRLPAGTKFYGQASFQRGSDRAQIRFDQISLASGQIKRISALALDKSGQPGVSGKVFSDGMKNTAGQVLTTFVGGLAAGSMQTDIMGNSKGGIENGLLGAVAATAQSRAQNYGEKLKTEREWIELNPGTECDAVLNESFKLQEGGENYEQ
- a CDS encoding TrbG/VirB9 family P-type conjugative transfer protein translates to MRSLLFSFSLALVMTTPGYAQIRKTTTKEDEILTIKTALGIATIVQLPEVVQSAIIGDQSGFKIEYLDKAVTIKPLRWGAKTNLYLVTASRRFNLRLATGSQEIADYIVYLKKPEPPKPETKWRAVSRSSTQKNLKLTVVRIGQSPGGFILIDALLSSTLSQRMAVKPESVWVKQSGNSKVINSLFMSDSKVEKDKPLRLGISLAKSDLIIGKPLVLEVNSEKSVSIGLAEADLWK
- a CDS encoding TraC family protein produces the protein MSEAALCEQLPFWEFEQNPIPHAILSDGSLSAGIELLPLDIECFDESRINQLTLGLRAFTNSLPESTTAQFLVKVESDVEQVLEKHCSLVSTDNEFLRGLDQKRSEHLKEQILAEEIFRPRLFFFLRTSGVQKPSSFSFGQTKKFSADFEKNYEDQLQTLGQAIESASGILSSLGFATNRCEREDLVHLLYSYFNPKRSKEIDAPRVSPRSTDLDDISPRAQIVFGDLILDREDFVIDQLRTRVLTLKTLPEMTFGGMMSSFLALPFKYELLFSFRIQDQAKEMKALESKRRMAHSLSSTASNRVSDLESESRLSQTTDLIRELIETGQRIYQAEMVVILRESATLEGEKKLNLRTKEVLSRFKTLSGSEGIQETVGAWKIFRSDLPLAPVNLVRAKAMKTNNLVDFLPLYGAATGDENPVCLTKTRLGTMYSYDPYSNRLSNYNILTTGSSGSGKSFANNFLTLQQIARGTRLYVIDIGGSYKKMTEVLGGQYFEINLSGKYIINPFELLNPTEPPSGDRLKGFVSIIEQMVVDHGEKLSRFDRVQLEAALTTVFEKARNEATPRSPFLTDLAKHCLADPEESLRRIGKLLFPWIGSTPYGKILDGNGKIAVDTSIVAFDLKGLSQYPDLQSVMILILTNFILEQVETDRTVPKRVLLDEAWELLKSPAASSFMEYAARTFRKTGSGITFITQGVEEIIASGMGPAILNNTATKLVMLQKGDMNVLREALKLNSQELRLIQSLEQRKGQFSEGFLMEGESRQVIRIEPSPLEYWISTSDARDNQFLNQLREEGHSLEAALMKAAEVAPFGVSMMKAVAA